In a single window of the Ciconia boyciana chromosome 7, ASM3463844v1, whole genome shotgun sequence genome:
- the TBL1XR1 gene encoding F-box-like/WD repeat-containing protein TBL1XR1 isoform X1, whose amino-acid sequence MSISSDEVNFLVYRYLQESGFSHSAFTFGIESHISQSNINGALVPPAALISIIQKGLQYVEAEVSINEDGTLFDGRPIESLSLIDAVMPDVVQTRQQAYRDKLAQQQAAAAAAAAATNQQGSAKNGENTANGEENGAHTIAIVSHNADNHTDMMEVDGDVEIPPNKAVVLRGHESEVFICAWNPVSDLLASGSGDSTARIWNLSENSTSGSTQLVLRHCIREGGQDVPSNKDVTSLDWNSEGTLLATGSYDGFARIWTKDGNLASTLGQHKGPIFALKWNKKGNFILSAGVDKTTIIWDAHTGEAKQQFPFHSAPALDVDWQSNNTFASCSTDMCIHVCKLGQDRPIKTFQGHTNEVNAIKWDPTGNLLASCSDDMTLKIWSMKQDSCVHDLQAHNKEIYTIKWSPTGPGTNNPNANLMLASASFDSTVRLWDVDRGICIHTLTKHQEPVYSVAFSPDGRYLASGSFDKCVHIWNTQTGALVHSYRGTGGIFEVCWNAAGDKVGASASDGSVCVLDLRK is encoded by the exons GGTTTTCCCATTCAGCATTTACCTTTGGTATAGAGAGCCATATCAGCCAGTCTAATATAAATGGTGCTCTGGTGCCACCAGCTGCTTTGATTTCCATCATCCAGAAAGGTCTGCAGTATGTAGAGGCAGAAGTCAGTATTAATGAG GATGGTACCTTGTTTGATGGTAGGCCGATAGAGTCTCTCTCACTGATAGATGCAGTAATGCCTGATGTGGTACAGACAAGACAACAGGCCTACAGAGATAAACTTGCAcaacagcaggcagcagctgctgcagctgcagccgcAACTAACCAACAGGGATCAGcgaaaaatggagaaaatactgcaaatggCGAAGAGAATGGAGCACATACTATAGCAA TTGTTTCCCACAATGCAGATAATCACACAGATATGATGGAAGTAGATGGAGATGTTGAAATCCCACCCAACAAGGCAGTGGTGCTGCGTGGCCATGAATCTGAAGTATTCATCTGTGCCTGGAATCCCGTTAGTGACCTTTTGGCCTCAGG ATCTGGAGATTCGACAGCACGGATATGGAACCTCAGTGAAAACAGCACGAGCGGCTCTACGCAGCTGGTACTTCGACACTGTATACGAGAAGGAGGGCAGGATGTACCCAGCAACAAAGATGTGACATCGCTGGATTGGAAC AGTGAAGGTACACTTCTAGCAACTGGGTCTTACGATGGCTTTGCAAGGATATGGACTAAAGATG GTAATCTTGCCAGCACCTTAGGGCAACATAAAGGTCCTATATTTGCGTTAAAATGGAACAAGAAAGGAAACTTCATTTTAAGTGCAGGAGTGGACAAG ACCACAATTATTTGGGATGCCCACACTGGCGAAGCCAAGCAgcagtttccttttcattctg cACCAGCATTAGATGTTGATTGGCAGAGTAACAACACATTTGCCTCTTGCAGTACAGACATGTGTATTCATGTCTGTAAACTAGGACAAGATAGGCCCATCAAAACCTTCCAGGGTCACACA AATGAAGTAAACGCAATCAAATGGGATCCAACTGGTAATCTTCTGGCATCCTGCTCTGACGATATGACTCTCAAG ATCTGGAGTATGAAACAAGACAGTTGTGTCCATGATTTACAAGCACACAACAAAGAAATTTATACTATCAAATGGAGTCCTACAGGACCAGGAACAAATAATCCAAATGCCAATCTTATGTTAGCAAG TGCATCCTTTGATTCTACTGTTAGATTATGGGATGTAGACAGAGGAATTTGTATTCATACTCTGACAAAACATCAAGAACCTGTGTACAGTGTAGCTTTCAGTCCTGATGGCAGGTACCTGGCCAGCGGCTCCTTTGATAAATGTGTACACATCTGGAATACACAG ACAGGTGCCCTAGTTCACAGTTATCGGGGAACAGGAGGGATTTTTGAGGTTTGCTGGAATGCAGCAGGTGACAAAGTTGGAGCAAGTGCTTCAGACGGTTCA gtTTGTGTATTAGACCTACGGAAATAG
- the TBL1XR1 gene encoding F-box-like/WD repeat-containing protein TBL1XR1 isoform X3, producing the protein MSISSDEVNFLVYRYLQESGFSHSAFTFGIESHISQSNINGALVPPAALISIIQKGLQYVEAEVSINEDGTLFDGRPIESLSLIDAVMPDVVQTRQQAYRDKLAQQQAAAAAAAAATNQQGSAKNGENTANGEENGAHTIANNHTDMMEVDGDVEIPPNKAVVLRGHESEVFICAWNPVSDLLASGSGDSTARIWNLSENSTSGSTQLVLRHCIREGGQDVPSNKDVTSLDWNSEGTLLATGSYDGFARIWTKDGNLASTLGQHKGPIFALKWNKKGNFILSAGVDKTTIIWDAHTGEAKQQFPFHSAPALDVDWQSNNTFASCSTDMCIHVCKLGQDRPIKTFQGHTNEVNAIKWDPTGNLLASCSDDMTLKIWSMKQDSCVHDLQAHNKEIYTIKWSPTGPGTNNPNANLMLASASFDSTVRLWDVDRGICIHTLTKHQEPVYSVAFSPDGRYLASGSFDKCVHIWNTQTGALVHSYRGTGGIFEVCWNAAGDKVGASASDGSVCVLDLRK; encoded by the exons GGTTTTCCCATTCAGCATTTACCTTTGGTATAGAGAGCCATATCAGCCAGTCTAATATAAATGGTGCTCTGGTGCCACCAGCTGCTTTGATTTCCATCATCCAGAAAGGTCTGCAGTATGTAGAGGCAGAAGTCAGTATTAATGAG GATGGTACCTTGTTTGATGGTAGGCCGATAGAGTCTCTCTCACTGATAGATGCAGTAATGCCTGATGTGGTACAGACAAGACAACAGGCCTACAGAGATAAACTTGCAcaacagcaggcagcagctgctgcagctgcagccgcAACTAACCAACAGGGATCAGcgaaaaatggagaaaatactgcaaatggCGAAGAGAATGGAGCACATACTATAGCAA ATAATCACACAGATATGATGGAAGTAGATGGAGATGTTGAAATCCCACCCAACAAGGCAGTGGTGCTGCGTGGCCATGAATCTGAAGTATTCATCTGTGCCTGGAATCCCGTTAGTGACCTTTTGGCCTCAGG ATCTGGAGATTCGACAGCACGGATATGGAACCTCAGTGAAAACAGCACGAGCGGCTCTACGCAGCTGGTACTTCGACACTGTATACGAGAAGGAGGGCAGGATGTACCCAGCAACAAAGATGTGACATCGCTGGATTGGAAC AGTGAAGGTACACTTCTAGCAACTGGGTCTTACGATGGCTTTGCAAGGATATGGACTAAAGATG GTAATCTTGCCAGCACCTTAGGGCAACATAAAGGTCCTATATTTGCGTTAAAATGGAACAAGAAAGGAAACTTCATTTTAAGTGCAGGAGTGGACAAG ACCACAATTATTTGGGATGCCCACACTGGCGAAGCCAAGCAgcagtttccttttcattctg cACCAGCATTAGATGTTGATTGGCAGAGTAACAACACATTTGCCTCTTGCAGTACAGACATGTGTATTCATGTCTGTAAACTAGGACAAGATAGGCCCATCAAAACCTTCCAGGGTCACACA AATGAAGTAAACGCAATCAAATGGGATCCAACTGGTAATCTTCTGGCATCCTGCTCTGACGATATGACTCTCAAG ATCTGGAGTATGAAACAAGACAGTTGTGTCCATGATTTACAAGCACACAACAAAGAAATTTATACTATCAAATGGAGTCCTACAGGACCAGGAACAAATAATCCAAATGCCAATCTTATGTTAGCAAG TGCATCCTTTGATTCTACTGTTAGATTATGGGATGTAGACAGAGGAATTTGTATTCATACTCTGACAAAACATCAAGAACCTGTGTACAGTGTAGCTTTCAGTCCTGATGGCAGGTACCTGGCCAGCGGCTCCTTTGATAAATGTGTACACATCTGGAATACACAG ACAGGTGCCCTAGTTCACAGTTATCGGGGAACAGGAGGGATTTTTGAGGTTTGCTGGAATGCAGCAGGTGACAAAGTTGGAGCAAGTGCTTCAGACGGTTCA gtTTGTGTATTAGACCTACGGAAATAG
- the TBL1XR1 gene encoding F-box-like/WD repeat-containing protein TBL1XR1 isoform X2, whose protein sequence is MSISSDEVNFLVYRYLQESGFSHSAFTFGIESHISQSNINGALVPPAALISIIQKGLQYVEAEVSINEDGTLFDGRPIESLSLIDAVMPDVVQTRQQAYRDKLAQQQAAAAAAAAATNQQGSAKNGENTANGEENGAHTIAISHNADNHTDMMEVDGDVEIPPNKAVVLRGHESEVFICAWNPVSDLLASGSGDSTARIWNLSENSTSGSTQLVLRHCIREGGQDVPSNKDVTSLDWNSEGTLLATGSYDGFARIWTKDGNLASTLGQHKGPIFALKWNKKGNFILSAGVDKTTIIWDAHTGEAKQQFPFHSAPALDVDWQSNNTFASCSTDMCIHVCKLGQDRPIKTFQGHTNEVNAIKWDPTGNLLASCSDDMTLKIWSMKQDSCVHDLQAHNKEIYTIKWSPTGPGTNNPNANLMLASASFDSTVRLWDVDRGICIHTLTKHQEPVYSVAFSPDGRYLASGSFDKCVHIWNTQTGALVHSYRGTGGIFEVCWNAAGDKVGASASDGSVCVLDLRK, encoded by the exons GGTTTTCCCATTCAGCATTTACCTTTGGTATAGAGAGCCATATCAGCCAGTCTAATATAAATGGTGCTCTGGTGCCACCAGCTGCTTTGATTTCCATCATCCAGAAAGGTCTGCAGTATGTAGAGGCAGAAGTCAGTATTAATGAG GATGGTACCTTGTTTGATGGTAGGCCGATAGAGTCTCTCTCACTGATAGATGCAGTAATGCCTGATGTGGTACAGACAAGACAACAGGCCTACAGAGATAAACTTGCAcaacagcaggcagcagctgctgcagctgcagccgcAACTAACCAACAGGGATCAGcgaaaaatggagaaaatactgcaaatggCGAAGAGAATGGAGCACATACTATAGCAA TTTCCCACAATGCAGATAATCACACAGATATGATGGAAGTAGATGGAGATGTTGAAATCCCACCCAACAAGGCAGTGGTGCTGCGTGGCCATGAATCTGAAGTATTCATCTGTGCCTGGAATCCCGTTAGTGACCTTTTGGCCTCAGG ATCTGGAGATTCGACAGCACGGATATGGAACCTCAGTGAAAACAGCACGAGCGGCTCTACGCAGCTGGTACTTCGACACTGTATACGAGAAGGAGGGCAGGATGTACCCAGCAACAAAGATGTGACATCGCTGGATTGGAAC AGTGAAGGTACACTTCTAGCAACTGGGTCTTACGATGGCTTTGCAAGGATATGGACTAAAGATG GTAATCTTGCCAGCACCTTAGGGCAACATAAAGGTCCTATATTTGCGTTAAAATGGAACAAGAAAGGAAACTTCATTTTAAGTGCAGGAGTGGACAAG ACCACAATTATTTGGGATGCCCACACTGGCGAAGCCAAGCAgcagtttccttttcattctg cACCAGCATTAGATGTTGATTGGCAGAGTAACAACACATTTGCCTCTTGCAGTACAGACATGTGTATTCATGTCTGTAAACTAGGACAAGATAGGCCCATCAAAACCTTCCAGGGTCACACA AATGAAGTAAACGCAATCAAATGGGATCCAACTGGTAATCTTCTGGCATCCTGCTCTGACGATATGACTCTCAAG ATCTGGAGTATGAAACAAGACAGTTGTGTCCATGATTTACAAGCACACAACAAAGAAATTTATACTATCAAATGGAGTCCTACAGGACCAGGAACAAATAATCCAAATGCCAATCTTATGTTAGCAAG TGCATCCTTTGATTCTACTGTTAGATTATGGGATGTAGACAGAGGAATTTGTATTCATACTCTGACAAAACATCAAGAACCTGTGTACAGTGTAGCTTTCAGTCCTGATGGCAGGTACCTGGCCAGCGGCTCCTTTGATAAATGTGTACACATCTGGAATACACAG ACAGGTGCCCTAGTTCACAGTTATCGGGGAACAGGAGGGATTTTTGAGGTTTGCTGGAATGCAGCAGGTGACAAAGTTGGAGCAAGTGCTTCAGACGGTTCA gtTTGTGTATTAGACCTACGGAAATAG